One segment of Ipomoea triloba cultivar NCNSP0323 chromosome 12, ASM357664v1 DNA contains the following:
- the LOC115997934 gene encoding uncharacterized protein LOC115997934, whose amino-acid sequence MDSGKSGSLQSSSGGDDEYDSRGGDSISALLAQPRHHVVVDCISHHPQPPHSAAMYNPLFSSKLFEPPLPPLPAEHNSTPPVVWPKTLRPEINPMLVSGGALAAQSAPVSFSGATAASGGACDQPHVVRNPKKRSRASRRAPTTVLTTDTSNFRAMVQEFTGIPSPPFTSSLPFSRTLASPSAMRSGGAAHFADNIRPSPPYLRRPFPQKIQPLHPAFPPPSPLVDVLPSSTTNNNISSGSSITPSTLLGISSNTSQTLLGISSNTSQIKIGGFMDTFASSNTALPSLISPSDASMSRRSETTPTSFDGGGFRPENSSTSRQLQSSSSNNIFSFTSPAAIGKLNIPATSSNFHGYKSPENVVGASRGEGMVESWICSSE is encoded by the coding sequence ATGGATTCTGGAAAGAGTGGGAGTTTACAGTCATCAAGTGGCGGCGATGATGAGTACGATTCACGGGGCGGAGATTCCATTTCGGCTTTGCTAGCTCAGCCACGTCATCATGTCGTCGTGGATTGCATTTCCCACCACCCACAACCGCCGCATTCCGCCGCCATGTATAATCCTTTGTTTTCGTCTAAACTGTTTGAACCGCCTCTTCCGCCGCTTCCCGCGGAACACAACTCAACCCCGCCCGTAGTATGGCCTAAAACCCTAAGACCTGAAATCAACCCCATGTTAGTCTCCGGCGGCGCTTTGGCCGCCCAATCAGCTCCGGTTTCATTTAGTGGTGCTACGGCGGCGAGTGGGGGAGCGTGTGATCAACCGCACGTTGTACGTAACCCGAAGAAACGGTCGAGAGCTTCGCGACGAGCTCCGACCACCGTGCTCACCACAGACACCTCCAATTTCCGAGCTATGGTTCAGGAATTCACCGGGATTCCATCGCCGCCTTTCACGTCGTCCTTGCCGTTCTCCAGAACCTTAGCCTCCCCCTCCGCCATGAGATCCGGCGGCGCCGCCCACTTCGCCGACAATATCCGCCCATCTCCGCCGTATCTCCGCCGCCCATTTCCTCAGAAAATCCAACCGCTCCACCCGGCGTTTCCTCCGCCGTCTCCTTTGGTTGACGTTTTACCTTCTTCCACCACTAACAACAATATCTCTTCCGGTTCAAGCATTACCCCCTCAACTCTCCtcggcatttcatcgaacacctcgCAGACTCTCCtcggcatttcatcgaacacctcgCAGATTAAAATAGGAGGTTTCATGGACACATTTGCCTCATCAAACACCGCACTCCCCAGCCTCATCTCCCCCAGCGACGCATCTATGTCCCGGCGGAGCGAAACCACACCCACCAGCTTTGACGGCGGCGGATTTCGACCGGaaaactcatccacatcccggCAACTCCAGTCATCCTCCAGCAACAACATATTCTCCTTCACTTCCCCGGCGGCGATCGGAAAACTCAACATACCGGCAACTTCCTCCAATTTTCACGGCTACAAGTCCCCGGAAAACGTCGTCGGAGCTAGCAGAGGTGAAGGTATGGTGGAATCATGGATTTGTTCTTCAGAGTAG
- the LOC115999767 gene encoding uncharacterized protein LOC115999767: MEKASPDCPYPGCFFCVMKEGNPNKRRASILKFFHELPSQDDDGQVLPISGLWNTAMAHPNDPEFIELGIFECMAALIWKGLKNRRWLSHDQNIYIPYYAAHIIGSYTMNMEEFAERAVRAGVIPPLVELLSGRLTWVEQRVAVRALGHLATYTSAFPAVASHGEILELSIQLAMSSLEIVYSHFYQYVDRRLSYHCDLLTRGMGGVEMESRKAEEWASQLQCWSLQLINCFAFKPEFLPIICKPEFLSKLPGMWGGLVNENSPAGIGLLRTICHHKLGRGPVAACPSIIDALCNIARSSDDWQYMAIDCLLWLLQDPNTCLKVIDKAVPALVDLAEISTLGDHKKLGDSIVNVLQECIESQATGRNSISGRVKEEVEELLSSRQRLKWEKNMPKEDLHIKQAAALVVKLEGNSLFSSGNISGAAGKYSEALALCPIRSKKERVVLYSNRAQCHLLLQQPLAAISDATRALCLHNPVNRHAKSLWRRAQAYDMLGLAKESLLDAILFINECSQSTDPDLSLRQNKVPDYAERLVKKQMRAAWLFREAALKHGSVHCEGDVGDMCGQDTDDSEWETASESDVGNDGRDEMGDDICEWRNDVERKDKYDKSLMKDMKHGYSVQLTEDEA; the protein is encoded by the exons ATGGAGAAAGCTTCTCCCGATTGCCCCTACCCCGGATGCTTCTTCTGTGTCATGAAGGAAGGAAATCCGAACAAGCGGAGAGCGAGTATATTAAAGTTCTTCCACGAGCTTCCCTCGCAAGATGACGATGGTCAAGTTCTTCCGATCAGTGGACTTTGGAATACTGCAATGGCACACCCTAATGATCCCGAGTTTATTGAGTTGGGGATATTTGAATGCATGGCAGCGCTTATTTGGAAGGGCTTAAAGAACCGTCGATGGCTTTCGCATgatcaaaacatatatattccCTACTATGCAGCCCATATAATTGGATCGTATACCATGAATATGGAGGAGTTTGCCGAGAGAGCTGTACGTGCCGGGGTGATTCCGCCCTTGGTTGAACTTCTAAGCGGGAGGCTAACGTGGGTTGAACAGAGAGTTGCTGTACGAGCTCTAGGTCATTTGGCAACCTACACTAGTGCGTTTCCAGCTGTAGCAAGTCACGGTGAGATTCTCGAGCTTTCCATTCAACTGGCGATGAGTTCACTCGAAATAGTTTACTCTCACTTTTACCAGTACGTCGACAGAAGACTTAGTTACCACTGCGATCTTCTCACACGTGGAATGGGAGGAGTCGAGATGGAATCCCGGAAGGCAGAAGAATGGGCCAGTCAACTACAGTGCTGGTCCCTTCAACTTATTAACTGTTTTGCTTTCAAACCCGAATTTCTTCCCATTATATGCAAACCGGAATTTCTATCTAAACTTCCCGGCATGTGGGGTGGACTCGTTAACGAAAATTCACCTGCTGGAATTGGTCTGTTAAGGACAATTTGTCATCATAAACTCGGTCGGGGACCCGTTGCTGCCTGCCCTAGTATAATTGATGCATTATGCAATATTGCACGCTCATCGGATGACTGGCAGTATATGGCAATCGACTGTCTTTTATGGTTGCTCCAAGATCCAAATACCTGCCTCAAG GTAATTGACAAGGCGGTGCCAGCACTCGTTGACCTAGCTGAAATTTCGACTCTAGGGGATCACAAGAAGCTCGGGGATTCCATTGTTAATGTTCTTCAGGAATGCATTGAATCGCAAGCAACGGGCCGCAACTCGATCAGTGGGCGTGTGAAAGAAGAAGTTGAGGAACTATTAAGTTCGAGGCAGAGGTTGAAGTGGGAAAAGAATATGCCTAAAGAGGATCTACATATTAAACAGGCAGCAGCACTCGTGGTAAAACTCGAAGGAAATTCCCTCTTTTCGTCGGGGAACATATCCGGAGCTGCGGGTAAGTATTCAGAAGCACTGGCTTTGTGCCCGATCCGATCGAAGAAAGAGAGAGTGGTACTGTATAGTAATCGAGCTCAGTGTCATCTTTTACTGCAACAGCCCCTGGCTGCCATAAGCGATGCTACGCGTGCACTATGTCTTCATAATCCCGTGAACCGTCACGCCAAAAGCCTCTGGCGAAGAGCGCAAGCGTATGACATGCTTGGTTTAGCTAAAGAGAGCTTGCTAGACGCTATTTTGTTCATTAACGAATGCTCTCAGTCTACTGATCCCGATCTCTCCTTGAGGCAAAATAAAGTTCCCGATTATGCCGAGCGTTTAGTCAAGAAGCAAATGCGTGCAGCTTGGCTGTTTAGAGAGGCTGCTCTTAAGCACGGCAGCGTCCACTGCGAAGGCGATGTCGGAGACATGTGCGGTCAAGACACCGATGACTCTGAATGGGAGACGGCAAGTGAAAGTGACGTTGGAAATGATGGAAGGGACGAGATGGGCGATGACATTTGTGAATGGAGAAACGACGTCGAAAGAAAGGATAAGTACGATAAATCTTTGATGAAAG ATATGAAACATGGATACAGCGTGCAGCTTACTGAAGACGAAGCGTGA
- the LOC115997901 gene encoding protein SCO1 homolog 2, mitochondrial codes for MRTLRILSSYLKNRPAGFFNPLKRRFHSTCYMRSGDRRNVPVERSAPVVAASWRSYILPGAVLGGFGGLVLFLHYNDERRAIPKGQGVKFERSSIQGPIIGGPFSLIGTDGRFVTEQNFLGNWVLLYFGYTSSPDVGPAEVQKMSKTINILGSKQDCKILPVFVSIDPQRDNPSHLRAYIREIDPSIVGLTGHVTAVRQMAQEYRVFFRKVDEEGGDYLVESSDNMYLMNPNMEVVRSFGVEYDAEDLAEAIEREVKKAGNRHSG; via the exons ATGCGAACTTTAAGAATCCTCTCGTCTTACTTGAAGAATCGTCCCGCAGGCTTCTTCAATCCCCTCAAGCG GAGGTTTCACTCTACCTGCTACATGAGGTCAGGCGATCGGAGAAATGTTCCTGTGGAGAGAAGTGCTCCTGTGGTAGCGGCCTCGTGGAGATCGTATATACTT CCCGGAGCTGTTCTAGGCGGGTTTGGTGGATTGGTGCTTTTCCTTCATTATAATGATGAAAGGAGGGCAATTCCTAAAG GTCAGGGTGTGAAGTTTGAAAGAAGTTCAATTCAAGGGCCGATTATTGGTGGCCCTTTCAGTTTAATTGGCACGGATGGCCGATTCGTAACAGAACAAAACTTTCTGGGAAATTGGGTTCTTCTCTACTTCGGTTATACTTCGTCTCCCGATGTTGGGCCAGCCGAAGTCCAGAAGATGTCTAAGACAATCAATATACTAG GATCAAAGCAAGATTGTAAGATTCTTCCCGTATTTGTCTCAATCGATCCTCAACGTGATAACCCCTCCCATCTCCGTGCTTATATCAGAG AGATCGACCCAAGCATAGTAGGATTAACTGGGCATGTTACGGCTGTGAGGCAGATGGCACAAGAATATCGAGTGTTCTTTCGGAAGGTTGACGAGGAAGGAGGCGATTATCTCGTTGAATCTTCTGACAACAT GTACTTGATGAATCCCAACATGGAAGTAGTCAGATCTTTCGGGGTGGAGTACGACGCAGAGGATCTCGCTGAGGCGATCGAAAGAGAGGTGAAGAAAGCTGGAAATCGTCACTCGGGATAG
- the LOC116000014 gene encoding uncharacterized protein LOC116000014 — protein MKTSHVSSLSCELKIIGAKNIDTQHYSSGSFFVRCYLSAGNGQKAELNSREIPPSGDLSWNESFSLDCLGSEENISLLKLAGDVVFELRWRRRRFPAGSKLVGRAQIPWKLCFEAPNMEIEKWVFVDSKKGSSDKPPALQIAMKVKAEERRRRRRWGHDDECECGCMDGGDHGCADYEIFALGAALEAF, from the coding sequence ATGAAAACATCCCATGTTTCGAGTTTATCCTGCGAGTTGAAAATCATAGGAGCCAAGAACATCGATACTCAACACTACTCTTCCGGGAGTTTCTTTGTAAGATGCTATCTTTCCGCCGGAAACGGCCAGAAGGCCGAGCTGAACAGCCGGGAAATCCCGCCGTCCGGCGACCTGTCTTGGAACGAGTCTTTCTCCTTGGACTGCCTGGGCTCCGAGGAAAACATCAGCCTCTTAAAACTCGCCGGAGATGTCGTGTTTGAGCTCCGGTGGAGGCGCAGGAGGTTTCCGGCCGGCTCAAAACTAGTGGGCAGAGCTCAGATTCCATGGAAACTCTGCTTTGAAGCCCCAAATATGGAAATTGAGAAATGGGTTTTCGTGGATTCGAAGAAAGGAAGCTCCGATAAGCCGCCGGCTTTGCAGATCGCCATGAAAGTTAAGGCGGaggagaggaggaggagaagaaggtGGGGCCATGATGATGAGTGTGAGTGTGGTTGCATGGACGGTGGAGATCATGGCTGCGCTGATTATGAAATTTTTGCACTTGGAGCTGCTTTAGAAGCCTTTTAA